Proteins encoded within one genomic window of Thermoleophilaceae bacterium:
- a CDS encoding AAA family ATPase: MRSTANLLLEREPELARLDAARAAARAGSGGVVLVQGPAGIGKSRLLAEAAQRAGREPTLLLTARGGELERDFAFGVARQLFEPVLLALGAAERAEMLQGAAALAAPVVGFGDDRARSPGGDRLFAVMHGLYWLCVNLGATRPLQICVDDVHWADDQSVQWLAYLARRLAGVPAIVLLAARVDESTPASAALTAIAAEPVAHVMEPRPLSADATARLVAEVTGVAPVAEVAAAIHERSAGNPFVLRELAASLAQSGVEVDRPEDAERVAGLLPGTVARNVLARVARLPEPAVALVQAVAVLGNDVQLVDAARLAELPDRVAADAMDDLVATGILVGGTPLRFAHPLMREAIYQDLPTGRRLYEHRRAAEILQARIAPERIAAHLLQCEPTGDPASLAVLRRCGARAIERGAPATAVRYLLRALDEQPGHDVRGQVLRELGVAEARVGRAEAVGHLEEALDLATTPGEVGATTSELALAFGALGRLPDAVDALERGVDALAGRDRELELRLEGELGAIGQLTVAATPRVSERLHRVAPALTGETAGERLVLGSYAYLRSMELAPADELSELAERALSDGLLLHDQTADSAVFYMLMYVFFRAERHELTDRWLAAALEESRSRGSLLGTSVALAVRGHLRFLRGQLADAEADAQTSMDGQVEAGWASVLPLSVAVVADCLLERGEAAAAIRLFDETGLGGALPELQMFRWAQAARGRARVAGGMAEDGIGDLLGCQLEQMGARSSIALLWRTDAALALTAQGDAAEGLRLAREQLELARAAGARTLGVALRTLGLLSEADEARRLLVEAVEVLDGSSARLEHARALVELGSHVRRAGQRGDARDYLDAGYELARRCGSRILVGRAADELAASGARMRRAALTGRDSLTPSERRVAEMAAGGMSNPEIAQALFVTRKTIEMHLGRAYRKLEVSGREHLHDALSVQEREPAETR; encoded by the coding sequence ATGCGCAGCACCGCCAACTTGCTGCTGGAACGAGAGCCGGAGCTCGCGAGGCTCGACGCCGCGCGGGCGGCGGCTCGGGCGGGCTCAGGCGGCGTGGTGCTCGTGCAGGGCCCGGCGGGGATCGGAAAGAGCCGCCTGCTAGCGGAGGCTGCACAGCGCGCCGGCCGTGAGCCCACGCTCCTGCTCACCGCCCGGGGCGGAGAGCTGGAGCGGGACTTCGCCTTCGGGGTCGCGCGCCAGCTCTTCGAACCGGTGCTGCTCGCGCTCGGCGCGGCCGAGCGCGCCGAGATGCTGCAAGGGGCCGCCGCGCTGGCCGCGCCTGTCGTCGGCTTCGGCGACGACCGTGCCCGCTCCCCCGGTGGTGACCGGCTCTTCGCCGTGATGCACGGTCTCTACTGGCTCTGCGTGAACCTGGGCGCGACACGCCCGCTCCAGATATGCGTCGACGACGTCCACTGGGCCGACGACCAGTCGGTGCAATGGCTCGCGTACCTGGCCCGGCGGCTCGCCGGCGTGCCCGCGATCGTCCTGCTGGCCGCGCGCGTGGACGAGAGCACGCCGGCGTCGGCTGCGCTCACCGCGATCGCCGCCGAGCCGGTGGCCCATGTCATGGAGCCGCGGCCGCTCAGCGCGGACGCCACCGCGAGGCTCGTCGCGGAGGTGACCGGCGTGGCGCCCGTCGCCGAGGTCGCCGCCGCGATTCACGAGCGCAGTGCCGGCAACCCCTTCGTCCTCCGCGAGCTCGCCGCCTCGCTCGCGCAGTCGGGTGTCGAAGTCGACCGGCCCGAGGACGCCGAACGAGTGGCCGGCCTCCTCCCGGGAACGGTTGCGCGCAACGTGCTGGCGCGGGTGGCGCGCCTGCCCGAGCCGGCCGTGGCGCTCGTCCAGGCCGTGGCGGTGCTCGGCAACGACGTGCAGCTCGTCGATGCCGCCCGGCTCGCTGAGCTTCCCGACAGGGTGGCGGCCGACGCCATGGACGATCTCGTGGCCACGGGCATCCTCGTCGGCGGCACGCCGCTGCGCTTCGCGCACCCGCTCATGCGCGAGGCGATCTACCAGGACCTGCCGACCGGCAGGCGCCTGTATGAACACCGCCGCGCCGCCGAGATCCTCCAGGCGCGCATCGCGCCCGAGCGAATCGCAGCGCATCTCCTCCAGTGCGAGCCCACCGGCGACCCGGCGAGCCTGGCCGTCCTGCGGCGGTGCGGCGCCCGCGCGATCGAGCGCGGCGCTCCCGCGACGGCGGTCCGCTACCTGCTGCGAGCGCTCGACGAGCAGCCGGGCCACGACGTGCGCGGTCAGGTGCTGCGTGAGCTGGGGGTGGCGGAGGCACGTGTGGGCCGGGCCGAGGCGGTGGGACATCTCGAGGAGGCGCTCGACCTGGCCACCACCCCCGGCGAGGTCGGCGCGACGACCAGCGAGCTGGCGCTCGCGTTCGGGGCGCTGGGCAGGCTGCCGGACGCGGTCGACGCACTCGAGCGGGGCGTCGACGCCCTGGCCGGGCGTGACCGCGAGCTCGAGCTGCGGCTCGAGGGCGAGCTCGGCGCGATCGGCCAGCTCACCGTTGCCGCGACACCGCGTGTGAGCGAACGGCTCCACCGCGTGGCGCCGGCCCTGACCGGGGAGACGGCCGGGGAGCGCCTCGTGCTCGGCAGCTACGCCTACCTGCGATCCATGGAGCTCGCGCCCGCCGACGAGCTGTCCGAGCTGGCCGAGCGCGCCCTGTCGGATGGACTGCTGCTGCATGACCAGACCGCGGACTCAGCCGTCTTCTACATGCTGATGTACGTCTTCTTCCGCGCAGAGCGCCACGAGCTCACCGACCGCTGGCTGGCCGCGGCCCTCGAGGAGTCGCGAAGCCGCGGCTCGCTGCTCGGCACGAGCGTCGCGCTTGCCGTACGCGGCCATCTGCGCTTCCTGCGCGGACAGCTGGCGGATGCCGAGGCCGACGCCCAAACGTCGATGGACGGCCAGGTCGAGGCCGGCTGGGCCTCGGTGCTGCCGCTTTCGGTGGCTGTGGTCGCGGATTGCCTGCTCGAGCGCGGCGAGGCTGCGGCCGCAATCCGGCTCTTCGATGAGACGGGCCTCGGCGGCGCGCTGCCCGAGCTTCAGATGTTCCGCTGGGCGCAGGCCGCGCGCGGCCGGGCGCGGGTCGCCGGCGGGATGGCCGAGGACGGCATCGGCGACCTCCTCGGGTGCCAGCTCGAGCAGATGGGCGCGCGCTCCTCGATCGCGCTGCTGTGGCGCACCGATGCGGCCCTTGCGCTGACGGCTCAAGGCGATGCCGCGGAAGGCCTGCGCCTCGCGCGGGAACAGCTCGAGCTTGCGAGGGCTGCGGGCGCCCGGACGCTCGGGGTGGCCCTGCGCACCCTCGGCCTGCTGTCCGAGGCCGACGAGGCGCGGAGACTGCTGGTCGAGGCGGTGGAGGTTCTCGACGGCTCGTCGGCGCGTCTCGAGCATGCCCGGGCGCTCGTCGAGCTCGGCTCGCACGTCCGCCGGGCCGGTCAGCGCGGCGACGCTCGCGACTACCTCGACGCCGGATACGAGCTGGCCCGCCGCTGCGGAAGCAGGATCCTCGTGGGCCGGGCCGCCGACGAGCTCGCAGCCTCCGGCGCGCGGATGCGACGCGCCGCGCTCACGGGTCGCGACTCGCTCACTCCGAGCGAGCGCCGCGTGGCGGAGATGGCGGCCGGCGGGATGAGCAACCCTGAGATCGCCCAAGCCCTCTTCGTGACGCGCAAGACGATCGAGATGCACCTCGGCCGCGCCTACCGCAAGCTCGAGGTGAGTGGGCGAGAGCACCTCCACGATGCACTCTCGGTTCAGGAGAGGGAGCCGGCCGAGACCAGATAG
- a CDS encoding GH92 family glycosyl hydrolase, with amino-acid sequence MLVIAAGGAAREASASEDLTAYVNPFSGTAAGAPDFGTGGGAGNTFPGPVLPFGMIQWGPDTSPSSANVGGGYAYGDSKIRGFSVRRLSGAGCANGGDFPFLPTTAPVEGSPVKPLSTEFADALLPSFSHDDEAAAPGYYRVGLDPGTPRRIDTRLTATRRGGMARFEFPATRTASVLINATGSRNGASAGSIHVDPARREITGSASTGGFCLEPNRHRIYFVARFSRPFAAHGTWTRQALAPGSTSARDSSLLDPLAQGEDGPTGFTGYGPAALSTFGPFAFGGYGPTAQTGAYATFDTTTRRELEVRVGISFVSVEGARRNLDAELGDGDFRSVRAAARRSWNRMLAKIEVEGGVAADRRTFYSMLYHALIAPTTFSDVDGRYAGMDGRVHTAEGYTQYADFSGWDVYRSQMPLLALIAPRQASDFVTSLLANQRESGWLPKWSVANSQTEVMTGDPAAPTIASIWALGARDFDEHAALAAMVKGATQAGTSANAGYVERQAVDDYQRLGYVPHEKNASLLTVGVDAWRRVLPAPQPNSLDLAWGSAGTTLEYATDDFAVARMAAAVGERATCRTFLRRSANWRNVFDTSIGYVRPRYSNGLFRTPYDPNSNDPLSSQGFAEGNGAQYTWMVPHDPAGLFRALGGNEAAAARLDHFFEELNAGYNSPHAFLGNEPNSNAPWLYDWLGQPYKTQDVMRRAILSMFDATPGGYPGNDDLGQMSAWYVFGALGFYPEIPGTDVLALGSPLFPRATVHLPGGDLTITAPAAARDAPFVQRLELNGSRWSKPWLRLRQVARGGELAFDLGGEPSPRWGSAPSDAPPSFGPDAAGGCGG; translated from the coding sequence GTGCTCGTGATCGCGGCGGGGGGCGCGGCCCGCGAGGCAAGCGCGTCCGAGGATCTGACGGCCTACGTGAATCCCTTCAGCGGCACTGCGGCGGGCGCGCCGGACTTCGGCACCGGCGGGGGAGCGGGGAACACGTTTCCGGGGCCGGTGCTTCCGTTCGGGATGATCCAGTGGGGCCCGGACACGAGCCCGTCGTCGGCCAACGTCGGGGGCGGCTACGCGTACGGCGACTCGAAGATCCGCGGCTTCAGCGTCCGGCGGCTGAGCGGCGCCGGCTGCGCGAACGGCGGCGACTTCCCGTTCCTGCCGACGACCGCCCCGGTCGAGGGCTCGCCGGTGAAGCCGCTCTCGACGGAGTTCGCCGACGCGTTGCTGCCGTCGTTCTCGCACGACGACGAGGCCGCCGCGCCCGGTTACTACCGGGTGGGGCTGGACCCGGGCACGCCCAGGCGGATCGACACCCGCTTGACGGCCACGCGGCGCGGCGGGATGGCTCGCTTCGAGTTCCCGGCCACTCGGACCGCGAGCGTTCTGATCAACGCGACCGGCAGTCGCAACGGAGCATCTGCGGGGTCGATCCATGTCGATCCCGCCCGGCGCGAGATCACCGGCTCGGCGTCGACCGGCGGCTTCTGCCTCGAGCCCAACCGCCACAGGATCTACTTCGTGGCGCGTTTCAGCCGGCCGTTCGCGGCCCATGGCACCTGGACGCGGCAGGCGCTCGCTCCGGGCTCGACGTCCGCCCGGGACTCCTCGCTGCTCGACCCCCTGGCTCAGGGCGAGGACGGTCCGACCGGCTTCACCGGCTACGGCCCGGCCGCGCTCTCGACCTTCGGGCCGTTCGCGTTCGGCGGTTACGGCCCGACCGCGCAGACCGGCGCCTACGCCACCTTCGACACGACCACCCGGCGGGAGCTCGAGGTGCGGGTGGGGATCTCCTTCGTGAGCGTCGAGGGCGCGCGGCGGAACCTCGACGCCGAGCTCGGCGACGGCGACTTCCGCTCGGTCAGAGCGGCTGCCCGCCGGAGCTGGAACCGCATGCTCGCCAAGATCGAGGTCGAGGGAGGGGTCGCCGCGGACCGGCGCACCTTCTACTCGATGCTCTACCACGCGCTCATCGCGCCGACCACGTTCAGCGACGTCGACGGCCGCTACGCGGGCATGGACGGCCGGGTGCACACGGCCGAGGGCTACACGCAGTACGCGGACTTCTCCGGCTGGGACGTCTACCGGAGCCAGATGCCGCTGCTGGCTTTGATCGCGCCGCGGCAGGCGTCCGACTTCGTGACCTCGCTGCTGGCGAACCAGCGCGAGAGCGGCTGGCTGCCGAAATGGTCGGTTGCGAACAGCCAGACGGAGGTCATGACCGGAGACCCAGCGGCCCCCACCATCGCGAGCATCTGGGCGCTCGGCGCGCGTGACTTCGACGAGCACGCCGCCCTGGCGGCGATGGTCAAGGGCGCGACGCAGGCGGGCACGAGCGCGAACGCCGGATATGTGGAGCGCCAGGCGGTCGACGACTACCAGCGGCTCGGGTACGTGCCTCACGAGAAGAACGCGAGCCTCCTGACGGTGGGCGTGGACGCGTGGCGTCGCGTGCTTCCTGCACCCCAGCCCAACAGCCTCGACCTGGCGTGGGGATCGGCGGGGACGACGCTGGAGTACGCGACCGACGACTTCGCGGTGGCGCGAATGGCCGCCGCCGTGGGCGAACGCGCAACCTGCCGGACGTTCCTGCGGCGCTCGGCCAACTGGCGCAACGTCTTCGACACCTCGATCGGCTACGTGCGCCCGCGCTACTCGAACGGCCTGTTCCGGACTCCGTACGACCCGAACTCCAACGATCCCCTGAGCAGCCAGGGCTTCGCCGAGGGCAACGGGGCCCAGTACACCTGGATGGTGCCGCACGACCCTGCCGGGCTCTTCCGCGCGCTCGGGGGCAACGAGGCTGCCGCCGCGCGCCTGGACCACTTCTTCGAGGAGCTCAACGCCGGCTACAACTCGCCGCATGCCTTCCTCGGAAATGAGCCCAACTCGAACGCGCCGTGGCTCTACGACTGGCTCGGGCAGCCCTACAAGACCCAGGACGTGATGCGCCGCGCGATCCTCTCGATGTTCGACGCCACGCCGGGCGGCTACCCGGGCAACGACGACCTCGGCCAGATGTCGGCCTGGTACGTCTTCGGGGCGCTCGGCTTCTACCCCGAGATCCCCGGGACCGACGTGCTGGCCCTGGGCAGCCCTCTGTTCCCGAGGGCGACCGTGCATCTGCCCGGGGGCGACCTGACGATCACGGCCCCCGCGGCTGCGCGCGACGCTCCGTTCGTCCAGCGGCTCGAGCTCAACGGAAGCCGCTGGAGCAAGCCCTGGCTGCGACTGCGCCAGGTGGCCCGGGGTGGAGAGCTCGCGTTCGATCTGGGTGGCGAGCCCAGCCCGCGCTGGGGGAGCGCGCCCTCCGATGCACCCCCTTCCTTCGGCCCGGACGCGGCCGGCGGCTGCGGGGGATAG
- a CDS encoding crotonase/enoyl-CoA hydratase family protein, with translation MTYETLLYDAEGAIATITLNRPDELNTIVPPMPDELEAAVHRAVRDPDVKVIVLRGAGRAFCAGYDFRGGFHHWDELLTTDGRWDPGKDFVGTTSHALAPTQKFMSIWRSPKPVIAQVHGWCVGGGSDYALCADLVIASEDARIGTPYSRVWGAYLSGMWIYRLGLAKAKEHALTGRPLSGRQAADIALINEAVPFADLEATVRRRADELASLPLAQLAAMKLMVNQAYENMGLASTQTLGSILDGIMRNIPEAHQFIERAEREGVPAAVAGRDELFADYSAAPESEKPDPRNVIDPR, from the coding sequence GTGACCTACGAGACGCTGCTCTACGACGCCGAGGGCGCGATCGCCACGATCACGCTCAATCGCCCCGACGAGCTCAACACGATCGTCCCGCCGATGCCGGACGAGCTGGAGGCCGCTGTCCACCGAGCTGTGCGTGATCCCGACGTCAAGGTCATCGTGTTGCGGGGCGCCGGCCGCGCCTTCTGCGCGGGCTATGACTTCCGCGGAGGCTTCCACCACTGGGACGAGCTGCTCACGACCGACGGACGCTGGGACCCGGGCAAGGACTTCGTCGGCACCACCTCGCACGCGCTTGCTCCGACCCAGAAGTTCATGAGCATCTGGCGGTCACCCAAGCCGGTCATCGCCCAGGTGCACGGCTGGTGCGTGGGCGGGGGCAGCGACTACGCGCTCTGCGCCGACCTGGTGATCGCCAGCGAGGATGCTCGCATCGGCACCCCCTACTCGCGGGTCTGGGGCGCCTACCTGTCGGGGATGTGGATCTACCGGCTCGGCCTGGCCAAGGCCAAGGAGCACGCCCTGACCGGCCGGCCGCTGTCGGGCAGGCAGGCAGCGGACATCGCGTTGATCAACGAGGCGGTCCCGTTCGCGGACCTCGAGGCCACCGTCCGCCGGCGCGCCGACGAGCTGGCCTCCCTGCCACTCGCGCAGCTCGCGGCGATGAAGCTGATGGTCAACCAGGCGTACGAGAACATGGGCCTCGCCTCCACCCAGACACTCGGCTCGATCCTCGACGGCATCATGCGCAACATCCCCGAGGCCCATCAGTTCATCGAGCGCGCCGAGCGCGAAGGAGTGCCCGCGGCGGTCGCAGGGAGAGACGAGCTGTTCGCCGACTACAGCGCCGCACCCGAGAGCGAGAAGCCCGACCCTCGCAACGTCATCGATCCGCGTTGA
- a CDS encoding nuclear transport factor 2 family protein, which translates to MHPFRAAVEAQDMDAAVALLSEDVVFRSPVVFRPYHGRDTVAAILHAVSRVFEDFRYVREIGAPDARDHALVFHARVGEREIEGSDFLHLDEDGSIDELTVMVRPLTAAHALADAMKAQLAAAQGSAGVVTTPSP; encoded by the coding sequence GTGCACCCGTTCCGCGCCGCCGTCGAAGCACAGGACATGGACGCAGCCGTGGCGCTGCTCTCCGAGGACGTCGTGTTCCGCAGCCCCGTCGTATTCAGGCCCTACCACGGCCGCGACACCGTCGCAGCGATCCTGCACGCCGTCTCACGAGTCTTCGAGGACTTCCGCTACGTGCGCGAGATCGGCGCCCCGGACGCCCGCGACCATGCGCTGGTCTTCCACGCTCGCGTCGGCGAGCGCGAGATCGAGGGAAGCGACTTCCTCCACCTCGACGAGGACGGCTCGATCGACGAGCTCACGGTCATGGTCCGCCCGCTCACCGCGGCGCACGCCCTGGCCGACGCAATGAAGGCCCAGCTCGCCGCCGCACAGGGCAGCGCGGGTGTCGTGACGACGCCCTCGCCATAG
- a CDS encoding VOC family protein, whose translation MAEGAVPVRGLFETHLTVSDLSRSLAFYRDVVGLPLALEVPERGAAFLWCGAPGKTMLGLWALGSMPMGLSLHIAFDVELEAVLDSPRRLRALDVTPLSFSGHETDEPTVIGWMPAATVFFRDPDGHLLEYLAMLDEPPRADLGIIPWSEWSAKR comes from the coding sequence ATGGCGGAGGGAGCCGTACCCGTAAGGGGTCTATTCGAGACGCATCTGACCGTCAGCGATCTGAGCCGGTCGCTTGCGTTCTACCGGGATGTTGTGGGCTTGCCGCTCGCGCTGGAGGTTCCCGAGCGCGGGGCCGCCTTCCTCTGGTGCGGCGCCCCCGGCAAGACGATGTTGGGTCTGTGGGCGCTTGGCTCGATGCCGATGGGACTCAGCCTGCACATTGCGTTCGACGTCGAGCTGGAAGCGGTCCTCGACTCGCCTCGCCGGCTCAGGGCGCTGGACGTCACGCCGCTCTCGTTCTCCGGCCACGAGACAGACGAGCCGACGGTCATCGGCTGGATGCCGGCCGCGACGGTGTTCTTCCGCGATCCCGACGGTCATCTGCTCGAGTACCTCGCGATGCTCGATGAGCCGCCGCGAGCGGATCTGGGGATCATCCCCTGGTCCGAGTGGAGCGCGAAGCGGTAG
- a CDS encoding cytochrome P450 encodes MAVVSPPSPRLAAEVPGPRLPRPLQSWLGVMRPVEARLALHKRYGAVFRSNDALAGELFHVADRELIEQMFKWKPAEYNVAEPRQLMEPVVGSSSILLLDAGRHLRMRKLMLPPFHGEAIGHYAELIEQITSREIDGWREGDRIRTRTVAQTITMEVIIRTVFGITDPGRIAELRRVLPRLSSVNPLLLLMRKDLGRYSPWGRFLRLRERVDQMLYAEISRRRHESGDGPPGDILTLLLSSRDEDGKPLTDRELRDELITILLAGHETTATSIGWAFERLLRTPPALERLTAEVRAGDGGEYLEAVIKETLRVRPVVTEVFRAPTEPTELGGYLFEPGTQMAASILLVQYDPELYPPDPHSFRPERFLEGAPEPYTWIPFGGGVRRCLGAAFAQLEMRIVIATILARARLRAPRVRSEKARFRGVTLLPSRGGEAIVASTS; translated from the coding sequence ATGGCTGTCGTCTCGCCGCCCTCGCCGAGGTTGGCCGCGGAGGTGCCCGGCCCGCGCCTTCCACGCCCGCTGCAGTCCTGGCTGGGTGTCATGCGGCCCGTGGAGGCGAGGCTGGCGCTGCACAAACGCTACGGGGCCGTCTTCCGCTCCAACGACGCTCTCGCCGGAGAGCTCTTCCACGTCGCCGATCGCGAGCTGATCGAGCAGATGTTCAAGTGGAAGCCGGCCGAGTACAACGTCGCCGAGCCGCGGCAGCTGATGGAGCCGGTCGTCGGGTCGTCGTCGATCCTGCTGCTCGACGCGGGCCGTCACCTGCGCATGCGCAAGCTGATGCTGCCGCCGTTCCACGGTGAGGCGATCGGGCACTACGCGGAGCTGATCGAGCAGATCACCAGCCGGGAGATCGACGGCTGGCGCGAGGGCGACAGGATCCGCACGCGCACGGTGGCCCAGACGATCACCATGGAGGTGATCATCCGGACGGTCTTCGGCATCACGGATCCCGGGCGGATCGCGGAGCTCAGGCGCGTCCTGCCGCGGCTGTCGTCCGTCAACCCGCTGCTGCTGCTGATGCGCAAGGACCTGGGCCGCTACAGCCCATGGGGCCGGTTCCTGCGCCTTCGCGAGCGTGTCGACCAGATGCTGTACGCCGAAATTTCGCGCCGTCGCCACGAGTCCGGGGACGGCCCGCCCGGCGACATCCTCACCCTGCTGCTGTCGTCCCGCGACGAGGACGGCAAGCCGCTGACGGACCGAGAGCTGCGCGACGAGCTGATCACGATCCTGCTCGCGGGACACGAGACCACCGCTACGTCGATCGGATGGGCGTTCGAGCGCCTGCTGCGCACGCCGCCGGCGCTCGAGCGGCTGACCGCCGAGGTGAGGGCGGGGGACGGCGGCGAGTACCTCGAGGCGGTGATCAAGGAGACGCTGCGCGTCCGGCCCGTCGTGACCGAGGTCTTTCGCGCGCCCACGGAGCCGACCGAGCTGGGCGGATACCTGTTCGAGCCCGGCACGCAGATGGCGGCCTCGATCCTGCTCGTCCAGTACGACCCGGAGCTGTACCCGCCCGACCCGCACTCCTTCCGTCCCGAGCGCTTCCTCGAGGGCGCGCCCGAGCCCTACACATGGATCCCGTTCGGCGGGGGCGTGCGCCGCTGCCTCGGCGCCGCCTTCGCCCAGCTCGAGATGAGGATCGTGATCGCGACGATCCTCGCGCGGGCGCGGCTGCGCGCGCCGCGAGTCAGGAGCGAGAAGGCGCGTTTCCGGGGCGTCACGCTCCTCCCCAGCCGCGGCGGCGAGGCGATCGTCGCGAGCACGAGCTGA
- a CDS encoding nucleotidyltransferase domain-containing protein has translation MLTVTREGAENQPSRPIRIARCGGVVIDDAAIAEAGRLLARHAASPARVVLFGSRARKEGRPDSDLDFLVIEERVESKLDEMVRLRDVLAELDVPVDVVVVSREEAERNRLRPGSLVRRALAEGRVLVEP, from the coding sequence GTGCTGACCGTAACCCGTGAGGGGGCAGAAAACCAGCCCTCGCGGCCAATCCGGATCGCCCGCTGCGGTGGCGTTGTGATCGATGACGCCGCGATCGCGGAAGCCGGTCGCCTCCTGGCGCGGCACGCCGCTTCGCCGGCACGGGTGGTGCTGTTCGGGTCGCGTGCCCGGAAGGAGGGTCGTCCAGACAGCGACCTCGACTTCCTGGTCATCGAGGAACGGGTCGAGAGCAAGCTGGACGAGATGGTCCGACTGCGAGACGTCCTGGCGGAGCTCGACGTCCCGGTGGACGTCGTGGTGGTGTCGCGGGAGGAGGCTGAACGCAATCGGCTGCGTCCCGGTTCGCTGGTGCGGCGGGCATTGGCAGAAGGCCGGGTGCTGGTTGAGCCCTGA
- a CDS encoding type II toxin-antitoxin system VapC family toxin → MRLLLDTHVLLWQLSGARSLGVRAGEAIAAATELAFSVVSFAEIGVKAAIGKLAVPDDLHAHILDTGVRVVGLSPDHGLAVATLPLHHRDPFDRLLVAQARQSGFTLVTADTRIHAYDVAVLDPLA, encoded by the coding sequence GTGAGGCTCCTGCTCGACACGCACGTCCTGCTCTGGCAGCTCTCGGGCGCGCGCTCGCTCGGAGTACGGGCCGGGGAGGCGATCGCTGCGGCCACCGAGCTCGCGTTCAGTGTCGTCTCGTTCGCGGAGATCGGCGTGAAGGCGGCAATCGGAAAGCTTGCGGTACCGGATGACCTGCACGCGCACATCCTCGACACCGGTGTCCGCGTGGTTGGGCTGTCCCCCGACCACGGGCTCGCCGTCGCGACCCTTCCGTTGCATCACCGCGATCCCTTCGACCGTCTGCTCGTGGCCCAGGCACGGCAAAGCGGGTTCACGCTCGTGACCGCTGACACGCGGATCCACGCGTACGACGTCGCGGTGCTCGACCCCCTCGCGTAG